The Streptomyces aurantiacus genome includes a region encoding these proteins:
- a CDS encoding helix-turn-helix domain-containing protein: MSEPRSAPTVGQVVLGRRLLDLRERAGLKREEAARILRVTAATVRRMEMAEVSLKIPYLQLLLKSYGVADEEAEAFVTLAEEANQPGWWQRFHDILPGWFSMYVSLEGAASLIRSYEPHFVPGVLQTEEYARGVMESGAIGQTRPEDIERHVALRMQRQELLTREGAPRFWAVMDETALRRPVGGPEVMRGQLDRLLEATKLPNVTLQIAPFSSGPHAGTYGPFVLFRFAMPELPDMVYSEYLTGAVYLDARTEVATHLEVMDRMAAQAATAHRTKEILLDLRKEL, from the coding sequence GTGAGCGAGCCGCGGTCCGCGCCGACGGTCGGGCAGGTCGTCCTCGGACGGCGCCTGCTGGACCTGCGGGAACGCGCGGGGCTCAAGCGTGAGGAGGCGGCGCGCATCCTGCGTGTCACCGCCGCCACCGTCCGCCGTATGGAGATGGCCGAGGTAAGCCTCAAGATCCCGTACCTCCAGCTCCTGCTGAAGTCGTACGGCGTCGCCGACGAGGAGGCCGAGGCCTTCGTCACGCTCGCCGAGGAGGCGAACCAGCCGGGCTGGTGGCAGCGGTTCCACGACATCCTGCCGGGCTGGTTCTCGATGTACGTGAGCCTGGAGGGAGCGGCCTCCCTCATCCGGTCCTACGAACCCCACTTCGTGCCCGGAGTGCTGCAGACCGAGGAGTACGCGCGTGGCGTCATGGAATCCGGCGCCATCGGCCAGACCAGACCCGAGGACATCGAGCGCCATGTGGCGCTGCGTATGCAACGGCAGGAACTGCTGACGCGCGAGGGCGCGCCCCGGTTCTGGGCCGTGATGGACGAGACCGCCCTGCGTCGCCCGGTGGGCGGCCCCGAGGTCATGCGCGGCCAGCTCGACAGGCTGCTCGAGGCCACGAAGCTGCCCAACGTGACCCTGCAGATCGCCCCGTTCTCATCGGGGCCGCACGCGGGCACGTACGGGCCGTTCGTGCTGTTCCGCTTTGCCATGCCCGAACTGCCGGACATGGTCTACAGCGAGTACCTGACCGGCGCCGTCTACCTGGACGCGCGTACCGAGGTGGCAACCCACCTCGAGGTCATGGACCGCATGGCGGCGCAGGCCGCCACGGCACATCGCACGAAGGAGATCCTGCTGGATCTCCGCAAGGAGCTGTGA
- a CDS encoding endonuclease/exonuclease/phosphatase family protein: MLLGTWNLENLYRPGGAFGPRTEAAYKAKLTSLAAVVRELDPTLLGVQEVGDPEALEDLAGMLDGDWHIVLSEHPDSRGIRVGFLSRTAPRTITDTNDFPPPLRAVQGDDDGEPVPRTGRGILAVEMTAQGMTLSAAVCHLKSKLLTYPGKRFQPRDEGERARYGAYALFRRAAEATTLRTVADGLLDGKGKKRNVAVLGDLNDEVAAATTQIPLGPAGSEIGTVGFERPDRGDAARLWNIAPLIPEEQRFSRVHAGRPELIDHILVSRLLLDHVTGAGTGAPVQETPLPSVDEDPAARRDAAGSDHAPVWARIEP, translated from the coding sequence ATGCTGCTCGGCACCTGGAACCTGGAGAACCTGTACCGGCCGGGCGGCGCGTTCGGCCCCCGCACCGAGGCCGCGTACAAGGCGAAACTCACCTCCCTGGCGGCCGTCGTCAGGGAGCTCGATCCCACGCTGCTCGGCGTGCAGGAGGTCGGCGACCCGGAGGCCCTGGAGGACCTGGCCGGGATGCTGGACGGGGACTGGCACATCGTGCTCTCGGAGCATCCGGACAGCCGCGGCATCAGGGTCGGTTTCCTCAGCCGGACGGCGCCGCGGACGATCACGGACACCAACGACTTTCCCCCACCCCTGCGGGCGGTCCAGGGCGACGACGACGGTGAACCGGTGCCCCGGACGGGCCGCGGAATCCTGGCCGTGGAGATGACCGCCCAGGGCATGACCCTGTCTGCGGCGGTCTGCCATCTGAAGTCGAAGCTGCTGACGTACCCGGGCAAGCGGTTCCAGCCACGGGACGAGGGCGAGCGGGCCCGCTACGGCGCGTACGCCCTGTTCCGGCGTGCCGCCGAGGCCACGACGCTGCGGACCGTCGCCGACGGTCTCCTCGACGGCAAGGGCAAGAAGCGGAACGTGGCCGTGCTCGGCGACCTCAACGACGAGGTCGCGGCCGCCACGACCCAGATCCCGCTAGGTCCGGCCGGCTCGGAGATCGGCACGGTCGGCTTCGAGCGGCCCGACCGGGGCGACGCGGCACGGCTGTGGAACATCGCGCCCCTCATCCCGGAGGAGCAGCGTTTCTCCCGCGTCCATGCCGGGCGCCCCGAACTGATCGACCACATACTGGTCAGCCGTCTGCTCCTCGACCATGTGACCGGGGCCGGGACGGGCGCCCCGGTCCAGGAGACGCCGCTGCCGTCGGTCGACGAGGATCCGGCCGCGCGCCGGGACGCCGCGGGGTCGGACCACGCGCCGGTGTGGGCACGCATAGAACCCTGA
- a CDS encoding ABC transporter ATP-binding protein, whose protein sequence is MGWSQHSNAFMELNFRAMVTRLPALLASSFRLAWQADRRAARIVLGAEVGRGLAQAVSLLAVNSVLGRLMERGQVADRLREAVPALVTVAVVMLLAALLRAASTYATGRLEPKVERVATEQYLERAAVVELSAIEDEAFHKLLDTAQYGASSARRMIGIATRVVNAMISLIAAAGVLTVLHPALLPLLVTMTLPSAWSALTIARRRYASWHAWVQHARAGRLISGLLTEPAAAPEIRVHGVGPFLLKHFRSMSEAAETEQARLARLEARTGLIAATWTGLATVATYATLGWLLLAGAMALSVAGTAVIAIRTGSANLDTLVLEVNTLHEEALFVGDLQRLHVEAAGRTIPVGGEPLPEKPREIRFENVTFTYPGSAARPALSDLSLSVPLGKIVALVGENGSGKTTLVKLLSGLYAPQRGRILWDDVDAATADRRQLAERIAMVAQDFKRWPFTARVNVAIGRASAPLTDERLGEAVTEAGAEDVVADLPRGLDTLLARMFSGGHELSGGQWQRLGIARAAYRRGAILVVDEPTAALDARAELEVFEKIRALAGTGQTVILITHRLASVRHADLVHVLDQGRLVESGTPDELLSTGGVYAELYGLQAGQFSVKVPAPKAG, encoded by the coding sequence ATGGGCTGGTCGCAGCATTCCAACGCGTTCATGGAGCTGAACTTCCGTGCCATGGTGACGCGGCTGCCCGCACTGCTCGCGTCCAGTTTCCGGCTGGCCTGGCAGGCGGACCGCCGGGCCGCGCGGATCGTCCTGGGCGCGGAGGTGGGCCGCGGGCTGGCGCAGGCGGTGAGCCTGCTGGCGGTCAACAGCGTCCTGGGGCGCCTGATGGAGCGCGGCCAGGTCGCGGACAGGCTGCGGGAAGCGGTGCCCGCGCTCGTCACGGTCGCCGTGGTGATGCTGCTCGCCGCGCTGCTGCGGGCCGCCTCGACGTACGCCACCGGCCGCCTCGAGCCGAAGGTGGAGCGTGTCGCGACGGAGCAGTATCTGGAGCGGGCCGCGGTGGTCGAACTGTCGGCGATCGAGGACGAGGCCTTCCACAAGCTGCTGGACACCGCGCAGTACGGTGCCTCGTCCGCCCGGCGCATGATCGGGATCGCCACACGCGTGGTGAACGCGATGATCTCGCTGATCGCGGCTGCGGGCGTCCTGACGGTGCTGCACCCGGCGCTGCTGCCGCTGCTGGTGACGATGACGCTGCCGAGCGCGTGGAGCGCCCTGACCATCGCCCGGCGCCGCTACGCGTCGTGGCACGCCTGGGTGCAGCACGCCAGGGCCGGCCGCCTGATCAGCGGTCTGCTCACCGAGCCCGCCGCCGCGCCGGAGATCCGCGTCCACGGCGTCGGCCCGTTCCTGTTGAAGCACTTCCGCTCCATGTCGGAGGCCGCCGAGACCGAACAGGCCCGCCTCGCCCGCCTGGAGGCACGGACCGGTCTGATCGCGGCCACCTGGACGGGGCTCGCGACCGTGGCGACGTACGCGACTCTCGGCTGGCTGCTGCTGGCCGGCGCGATGGCGCTGTCCGTGGCGGGCACGGCGGTCATCGCGATCCGCACGGGCTCCGCGAATCTCGACACGCTCGTCCTGGAGGTCAACACCCTGCACGAGGAGGCCCTGTTCGTCGGGGATCTGCAACGCCTGCACGTGGAGGCGGCCGGGCGCACGATCCCCGTCGGCGGCGAACCGCTGCCCGAGAAGCCGCGCGAGATCCGCTTCGAGAACGTCACGTTCACCTATCCGGGCAGCGCCGCCCGGCCCGCTCTGTCGGACCTGTCGCTCAGCGTGCCGCTCGGCAAGATCGTGGCGCTCGTCGGGGAGAACGGTTCCGGGAAGACCACCCTGGTCAAGCTGCTGTCAGGGCTGTACGCGCCACAGCGCGGCCGGATCCTGTGGGACGACGTCGACGCGGCGACCGCCGACCGGCGGCAACTCGCCGAGCGGATCGCGATGGTGGCGCAGGACTTCAAGAGGTGGCCGTTCACGGCCCGGGTGAACGTCGCGATCGGCCGGGCCTCCGCGCCGCTCACCGACGAGCGGCTGGGCGAGGCCGTCACCGAGGCGGGCGCCGAGGACGTGGTGGCGGACCTGCCGCGGGGTCTCGACACACTGCTGGCCCGGATGTTCAGCGGCGGGCACGAGCTGTCGGGCGGCCAGTGGCAGCGGCTCGGTATCGCACGGGCGGCGTACCGACGGGGCGCGATCCTCGTCGTGGACGAGCCGACGGCGGCCCTCGACGCACGCGCCGAACTGGAGGTCTTCGAGAAGATCCGGGCTCTGGCGGGCACCGGTCAGACGGTCATCCTGATCACGCACCGGCTGGCGTCGGTGCGCCACGCCGATCTGGTGCACGTCCTCGACCAGGGCCGTCTCGTGGAGTCCGGCACCCCGGACGAGCTGCTCTCCACGGGAGGGGTCTACGCGGAGCTGTACGGACTGCAGGCCGGGCAGTTCTCGGTGAAGGTACCGGCCCCGAAGGCGGGCTGA
- a CDS encoding ATP-binding protein, protein MASVIPSAPLGTDAAEDRFRLGATAGVCPDTAAERRFRFELAAHPGSPAQARHLTRARLSGWAVCEDTCDTAELVVSELVTNAIVHTASRHVVCELHDGEDLVRIAVRDEGCAPGEPHPSPQRPEEEHGRGLLLVAAMCTAWGAQETGPGLLVWADLPRSANNGAEPRSDLGWSARSRPAPAGSSPTGIHPPAAGHGWF, encoded by the coding sequence GTGGCAAGCGTGATTCCGTCCGCGCCGTTAGGAACAGACGCCGCCGAGGACCGGTTCCGTCTTGGTGCCACTGCCGGGGTATGCCCCGACACTGCCGCCGAGCGCCGGTTCCGCTTCGAGCTGGCCGCACATCCGGGCTCCCCTGCACAGGCCCGGCACCTGACGCGCGCCCGGCTCTCGGGATGGGCGGTCTGCGAGGACACCTGTGACACGGCAGAGCTCGTCGTCTCCGAACTGGTCACCAACGCCATAGTGCACACGGCGAGCCGCCATGTGGTGTGCGAGCTGCACGACGGCGAGGACCTGGTGCGGATAGCAGTCCGTGACGAGGGATGTGCGCCGGGTGAGCCCCACCCGTCGCCACAGCGTCCCGAGGAGGAGCACGGGAGGGGACTGCTTCTCGTCGCGGCGATGTGCACTGCCTGGGGCGCCCAGGAAACCGGTCCCGGACTGCTGGTCTGGGCCGATCTGCCGCGCTCGGCGAACAACGGCGCCGAGCCGCGGTCGGACCTGGGCTGGAGTGCGAGGAGCCGGCCGGCCCCAGCCGGCTCCTCGCCGACGGGGATACACCCGCCCGCGGCCGGGCATGGATGGTTTTGA
- a CDS encoding DUF7873 family protein, which yields MAKLNQIIAVEKGIKSKSHQDLTAAHHGLQKPALLAGISRTYQPKDEEGEQLPPESTRVQVQAEDVLRDTAATLTRLFDVTATKDWANCEARADVKVDGRVLVADVPVSYLLFLEKQLTDLNTFVRKLPVLDASESWVQDPSTDAWKTEPVRTLRTKKVPRNHVKAEATDKHPAQVEVYYEDIPVGYWTTVKFSGALPARRVNELLDRVEKLQQAVKFAREEANGAEVTDQRVGDAVFGYLFG from the coding sequence GTGGCGAAACTCAATCAGATCATCGCAGTCGAGAAGGGCATCAAGTCCAAGTCCCATCAGGACCTGACGGCTGCCCATCACGGGCTGCAGAAGCCGGCCCTGCTGGCCGGAATCTCGCGTACGTATCAGCCCAAGGACGAAGAGGGCGAGCAGCTGCCGCCCGAGTCGACGCGGGTGCAGGTGCAGGCGGAGGACGTGCTGCGGGACACCGCGGCGACGCTGACCCGGCTGTTCGATGTGACCGCCACCAAGGACTGGGCCAACTGTGAGGCCCGCGCGGACGTGAAGGTCGACGGGCGGGTGCTCGTCGCCGACGTCCCGGTGTCCTATCTGCTCTTCCTCGAGAAGCAGCTCACCGATCTCAACACCTTCGTGCGGAAGCTGCCCGTGCTCGACGCCTCCGAGTCGTGGGTGCAGGACCCGTCGACCGACGCGTGGAAGACCGAGCCGGTCAGGACGCTGCGGACGAAGAAGGTTCCCCGCAACCACGTGAAGGCGGAGGCCACCGACAAGCACCCGGCGCAGGTCGAGGTGTACTACGAGGACATCCCGGTCGGGTACTGGACCACCGTCAAGTTCTCGGGTGCCCTTCCCGCCCGGCGCGTCAACGAACTGCTCGACCGGGTCGAGAAGCTCCAGCAGGCCGTCAAGTTCGCCCGGGAGGAAGCGAACGGCGCGGAGGTCACCGACCAGCGCGTCGGGGACGCTGTCTTCGGCTACCTGTTCGGGTAG
- a CDS encoding FUSC family protein: MVVPRPFSAASQVLPPWLTHALRTQRGPVPWNAVVRGALAAGPLLLAAVLAGRESLGVMAALGAMLAGINDRPGSRRVAVHRIGVPALAGAAGLVVGTYAGEGLGAVPLTLILTALGLLAGAVSAVGPVASGAGTQLLVAAAIGAGMPLPEAGWQRALVFLAGAGWLIVLRLALPTPGTKSGALAVDFRFDGERDAVADVYDAVAGLLTAVGGGQAGARRAALTAALDHAQDALAGPRLRRYASSSAERRLRAQYAAALPLAEAATALAWAGDALPARTAEGPRRLAAAVRTGAPCGPLPAPARTVPGLRALDDALLHAAEAFDRGGKKTGSTGNAGGAGGGEGTRDAGSVRSARYAGGRDGQEPGVRGDAGSHPLGRGAEQTARKGLHLRPLRAKALLRTVTGTAGREYGFRVALCYGASAAVAQALHHVHWYWLPATAVFLVKPDLGPLVSRVLNRAAGTVLGALVFAGFAAVLPRPEGLVALVAVSGALIPVATRHFAAQTAVVTVLVLALVIVGGEPEASWSRIGETLLACAIVLIVGHLPAPGQRGGNVKARLASATDAAHAYLTHVLNATDDRAARWALRREAYRTLAEARAAIDRASAELPTLARHTEGTDEVAATLERLVDTTTACAVHLDDTGRLTPRHTERLATLLDELVDQRERAGLAAESPPGLRSA, from the coding sequence GTGGTCGTTCCTCGCCCGTTCTCCGCCGCTTCCCAGGTCCTTCCGCCCTGGCTCACCCACGCGCTGCGCACGCAGCGGGGCCCGGTGCCGTGGAACGCCGTCGTGCGCGGGGCGCTCGCCGCCGGACCGCTGCTGCTCGCGGCGGTTCTCGCGGGGCGGGAGTCCCTCGGTGTCATGGCCGCCCTCGGCGCCATGCTCGCCGGGATCAACGACCGGCCCGGGAGCCGGCGGGTCGCCGTGCACCGGATCGGGGTGCCCGCGCTGGCCGGGGCCGCGGGGCTCGTCGTCGGTACGTACGCAGGGGAGGGCCTCGGGGCCGTTCCGCTGACCCTGATACTCACGGCCCTCGGGCTGCTCGCCGGAGCCGTGAGTGCTGTGGGACCCGTCGCCTCGGGGGCCGGGACGCAGTTGCTCGTCGCCGCGGCCATCGGGGCCGGGATGCCGTTGCCCGAGGCCGGCTGGCAGCGGGCTCTGGTCTTTCTCGCCGGCGCCGGCTGGCTGATCGTACTGCGGCTCGCGTTGCCCACGCCCGGGACGAAATCCGGGGCCCTGGCCGTCGATTTTCGGTTCGACGGGGAGCGGGACGCCGTCGCGGACGTCTACGACGCCGTCGCCGGGCTGCTGACAGCTGTCGGCGGCGGGCAGGCCGGGGCCCGGCGGGCCGCCCTCACCGCCGCGCTCGATCACGCCCAGGACGCGCTCGCGGGTCCGCGGCTGCGGCGGTACGCCAGCTCCTCGGCCGAGCGGCGGCTGCGGGCGCAGTACGCGGCCGCGCTGCCGCTCGCCGAGGCCGCGACCGCGCTGGCCTGGGCGGGGGACGCCCTGCCCGCCCGTACCGCGGAGGGGCCGCGCCGGCTCGCCGCCGCCGTGCGGACCGGGGCACCCTGCGGGCCGCTGCCCGCGCCCGCCCGGACCGTACCCGGACTGCGGGCCCTCGACGACGCGCTGCTGCATGCCGCCGAAGCCTTCGACCGCGGCGGCAAGAAGACCGGGAGTACCGGGAACGCCGGGGGTGCCGGGGGTGGCGAGGGCACCCGGGACGCCGGGAGCGTCAGGAGTGCCCGGTACGCCGGAGGCAGGGACGGCCAGGAGCCGGGCGTCCGCGGTGACGCCGGCAGCCATCCGCTCGGACGCGGCGCCGAGCAGACCGCACGCAAGGGACTGCACCTACGGCCCCTGCGCGCCAAAGCACTCCTGCGCACCGTCACCGGCACGGCAGGGCGCGAGTACGGATTCCGTGTCGCCCTCTGCTACGGCGCCAGCGCCGCCGTCGCGCAGGCACTGCACCACGTGCACTGGTACTGGCTGCCCGCGACCGCCGTGTTCCTCGTGAAGCCGGACCTCGGCCCGCTCGTCTCACGCGTACTGAACCGGGCCGCCGGCACCGTCCTCGGCGCCCTCGTCTTTGCGGGGTTCGCGGCGGTGCTGCCCCGGCCCGAGGGACTCGTCGCGCTCGTGGCGGTCAGCGGCGCCCTCATCCCCGTCGCCACCCGGCACTTCGCCGCGCAGACGGCCGTGGTCACCGTCCTCGTGCTCGCCCTCGTCATCGTCGGCGGTGAGCCGGAAGCCTCCTGGAGCCGTATCGGCGAGACGCTGCTGGCCTGCGCGATCGTGCTGATCGTCGGGCACCTGCCGGCTCCGGGGCAGCGCGGAGGGAACGTGAAGGCACGCCTGGCCTCCGCCACCGACGCCGCGCACGCCTACCTCACGCACGTGCTGAACGCCACCGACGACCGGGCCGCCCGCTGGGCGCTGCGCCGCGAGGCCTACCGGACGCTGGCCGAGGCCCGCGCCGCGATCGACCGGGCCTCCGCCGAACTGCCCACCCTGGCCCGCCACACGGAAGGCACCGACGAGGTCGCCGCCACCCTGGAACGCCTGGTGGACACCACCACCGCCTGTGCCGTGCACCTCGACGACACGGGACGGCTCACCCCGCGGCACACCGAACGCCTCGCCACGCTCCTCGACGAACTCGTCGACCAGCGGGAACGCGCCGGGCTCGCGGCGGAGTCCCCGCCCGGGCTGCGCAGCGCCTGA
- a CDS encoding amidohydrolase: MSPAHAKSAADLIISACTALVHDDHEQIGFVEDATIVVRDGRIEAITTGPVGLPAHERIDARGQVAMPGLVNCHTHAPMVTLRGIAEDLPVDEWFNDFVWPIESNLQEKDVELGARLACAEMIRGGVTCFADHYFSMDTVAAVTAESGLRANLGQAFFSSQGAAGRERSLDFALRNRDTAEGRITTSLAPHAPYTVDDSDLAATAELAAEHGLLVHIHASENRDQAEAGLARHGRTPIETLAATGLLDTDLLLAHGTGIMERDLPVLARATGRIAVASAPRGYLKFAWPTTTPVRALRELGISVGLATDGAASNNSLDVWESMALTALVQKFTEADARCLTSRQALHHATLQSARAVGLGQEIGSLAPGRRADIILVDLTGPHTQPVHDLAATLVHSARAGDVRTTIVDGRILMRDRELLTLDVPAVVREMNERMPALIDRSHGKRIQDYDT, encoded by the coding sequence ATGTCCCCGGCCCACGCGAAGAGCGCCGCTGATCTCATCATCAGCGCATGTACCGCCCTCGTGCACGACGATCATGAACAGATCGGCTTCGTCGAGGACGCCACCATCGTCGTACGCGACGGCCGCATCGAGGCGATCACCACCGGGCCGGTCGGCCTCCCCGCCCACGAACGCATCGACGCCCGGGGCCAGGTCGCGATGCCCGGCCTCGTCAACTGCCATACCCACGCTCCGATGGTCACCCTGCGCGGCATTGCCGAGGACCTGCCCGTCGATGAGTGGTTCAACGACTTCGTGTGGCCCATCGAGTCCAACCTCCAGGAGAAGGACGTGGAGTTGGGCGCGCGGCTCGCCTGCGCCGAGATGATCCGCGGCGGTGTCACCTGCTTCGCGGACCACTACTTCTCGATGGACACCGTCGCCGCCGTGACCGCCGAGAGCGGCCTGCGCGCCAACCTCGGGCAGGCCTTCTTCTCCTCCCAGGGCGCGGCGGGCCGCGAGCGCTCCCTCGACTTCGCCCTCCGCAACCGCGACACCGCAGAGGGCCGCATCACCACCTCGCTCGCCCCGCACGCGCCCTACACCGTGGACGACTCCGACCTCGCCGCCACCGCGGAACTCGCCGCGGAACACGGCCTGTTGGTGCACATCCACGCCTCCGAGAACCGTGACCAGGCGGAGGCCGGCCTCGCCCGCCACGGCCGTACACCCATCGAGACCCTGGCCGCCACCGGCCTCCTCGACACGGACCTGCTCCTCGCGCACGGCACCGGCATCATGGAACGCGACCTGCCCGTCCTCGCCCGCGCGACCGGCCGGATCGCCGTGGCCAGCGCCCCGCGCGGCTACCTCAAGTTCGCCTGGCCCACGACCACTCCGGTACGCGCCCTGCGTGAACTCGGCATCTCCGTGGGACTCGCCACGGACGGGGCGGCGTCCAACAACTCCCTGGACGTATGGGAGTCCATGGCGCTCACCGCGCTCGTCCAGAAGTTCACCGAGGCCGACGCCCGCTGCCTGACGTCACGTCAGGCCCTGCACCACGCGACGCTGCAGAGCGCCCGGGCCGTCGGACTCGGGCAGGAGATCGGGAGCCTCGCGCCGGGACGCAGGGCCGACATCATCCTGGTCGACCTGACCGGCCCGCACACCCAGCCCGTCCACGACCTCGCGGCCACCCTCGTGCACAGCGCCCGCGCCGGTGACGTACGCACGACGATCGTCGACGGCCGGATCCTCATGCGCGACCGCGAGCTTCTGACCCTCGACGTCCCGGCGGTCGTACGGGAGATGAACGAGCGCATGCCCGCACTCATCGACCGGAGCCACGGGAAGCGCATCCAGGACTACGACACCTGA
- a CDS encoding MazG nucleotide pyrophosphohydrolase domain-containing protein, with translation MQPSASPPPSPSSASSSPSPSSPDSPARLVREFHLAFGLGIRATPTEVSPELAAHRGELLAEEAAEVAEVSVAGPLDRLAHELADVVYVAYGTALVHGIDLDAVIAEIHRANMTKLGPDGRVSRRADGKVLKGEHYRAPDVSDVLRKQGWEPPPAG, from the coding sequence ATGCAGCCTTCCGCCTCTCCCCCTCCCTCTCCTTCCTCCGCTTCCTCCTCCCCGAGCCCCTCCTCGCCCGACTCGCCCGCGCGATTGGTCCGCGAGTTCCATCTGGCGTTCGGGCTCGGCATCCGCGCGACTCCGACCGAGGTGTCTCCGGAACTGGCTGCTCACCGTGGGGAGTTGCTGGCCGAGGAGGCCGCAGAGGTGGCGGAGGTCTCCGTGGCCGGGCCGCTCGACAGGCTGGCGCACGAGCTGGCGGACGTCGTGTACGTCGCCTACGGCACCGCGCTCGTGCACGGCATCGACCTCGACGCGGTGATCGCCGAGATCCACCGCGCCAACATGACGAAGCTCGGACCCGACGGCCGGGTCAGCCGCCGGGCCGACGGCAAGGTCCTGAAGGGAGAGCACTACCGGGCGCCGGACGTGTCGGACGTCCTGCGCAAGCAGGGCTGGGAGCCTCCACCGGCCGGCTGA
- a CDS encoding DUF899 domain-containing protein has translation MTLPPIASREEWRAAREELLAKEKAATRARDALNAERRRLPMVEIGKEYVFEGGDGKATLFDLFAGRHQLVVHHFMFAPEWDAGCRSCSAFVDQIAHLAHLRARDTELAVVSRAPYTKILPFKARMGWTVPWYSSYGNDFNHDFLASVQGTEGEEPHERPGVSCFLRDRDRVFHTYSAYERGLDGLGSTTSFLDLTALGRQEEWERPAGRASALGAPAGSERIRYHDEYED, from the coding sequence ATGACACTTCCGCCGATCGCCTCGCGCGAGGAGTGGCGCGCCGCGCGCGAGGAACTGCTGGCCAAGGAGAAGGCCGCGACCCGTGCGCGGGACGCCCTCAACGCGGAGCGGCGACGTCTGCCCATGGTCGAGATCGGCAAGGAGTACGTCTTCGAGGGCGGCGACGGCAAGGCGACGCTGTTCGACCTCTTCGCAGGACGGCATCAACTTGTCGTCCATCACTTCATGTTCGCGCCCGAGTGGGACGCGGGCTGCCGCAGCTGCTCGGCGTTCGTCGACCAGATCGCGCACCTCGCGCACCTGCGCGCGCGGGACACCGAACTGGCCGTGGTCTCCCGGGCGCCCTACACGAAAATCCTGCCCTTCAAGGCGCGGATGGGGTGGACCGTGCCCTGGTACTCGTCGTACGGGAACGACTTCAACCACGACTTCCTGGCGTCGGTCCAAGGCACGGAGGGCGAGGAGCCCCATGAGCGGCCGGGGGTGAGCTGCTTCCTCCGCGACCGGGACCGGGTCTTCCACACCTACTCGGCCTACGAGCGCGGACTCGACGGACTGGGCTCCACCACGAGTTTCCTGGACCTCACCGCCCTCGGCCGGCAGGAGGAATGGGAGCGGCCCGCGGGGCGCGCGTCGGCCCTGGGCGCGCCCGCGGGCAGTGAGCGGATCCGGTACCACGACGAATACGAGGACTGA
- a CDS encoding peptidoglycan recognition protein family protein, whose protein sequence is MTVPPTTPSAPSDSPASHRAPSRVTRRGLIGAAGAVAAGAALTPVVMANTASEAAGSDATASEPGTTTETFPKTRAKAAKGEAPVEAAFPIGYVGVRWSGTGKAAGGGIRLTDADGAKGAWKSLSGNGCSDSNGGALLIPADQASGYELKAPDGATGLRSLAIDTTQGPARKVAVPEDTTRVRGVAYLSRAAWGADEKLRFKPDGTENTPTAYYPFQTLTVHHTATANNDPDPAATVRAIYQLHAITNDWGDIGYHFLIDEKGNIYEGRYSGDDGIPAHDPDGKLVTAFHVGGFNSGNLGIALLGNLMEQGPTDAARKALTGLVRALTRFHGVDPQAKVTYTNPINGTTRDVDEISGHRDWMATECPGEVMYTELATLRKAVAGGS, encoded by the coding sequence ATGACTGTTCCCCCCACCACTCCCTCCGCTCCTTCCGACTCTCCCGCCTCGCATCGCGCCCCGTCACGTGTCACGCGACGCGGGCTGATCGGTGCCGCGGGCGCGGTCGCGGCGGGCGCCGCGCTCACGCCGGTCGTGATGGCCAACACCGCATCGGAAGCGGCTGGTTCGGACGCCACCGCCTCCGAGCCCGGCACGACCACGGAGACCTTCCCCAAGACCCGTGCCAAGGCGGCCAAGGGCGAGGCCCCCGTCGAGGCGGCCTTCCCCATCGGCTACGTGGGCGTGCGCTGGAGCGGCACCGGCAAGGCCGCCGGCGGCGGCATCCGGCTGACCGACGCCGACGGCGCCAAGGGCGCCTGGAAGTCCCTGAGCGGCAACGGCTGTTCGGACAGCAACGGCGGCGCGCTGCTCATCCCCGCGGACCAGGCCTCGGGCTACGAGCTGAAGGCCCCGGACGGTGCCACGGGTCTGCGCTCGCTCGCCATCGACACCACGCAGGGCCCGGCGCGCAAGGTGGCCGTGCCGGAGGACACCACGCGCGTACGAGGCGTCGCCTACCTGTCGCGTGCGGCCTGGGGCGCGGACGAGAAGCTCCGCTTCAAGCCGGACGGCACGGAGAACACGCCGACGGCGTACTACCCCTTCCAGACCCTCACGGTCCACCACACCGCCACGGCCAACAACGACCCGGACCCGGCCGCCACGGTGCGCGCGATCTACCAGCTGCACGCGATCACCAACGACTGGGGCGACATCGGCTACCACTTCCTCATCGACGAGAAGGGCAACATCTACGAGGGCCGCTACTCGGGCGACGACGGCATCCCGGCCCACGACCCGGACGGCAAACTCGTGACCGCCTTCCACGTGGGCGGCTTCAACTCGGGCAACCTCGGCATCGCCCTCCTCGGCAACCTGATGGAGCAGGGCCCGACCGACGCCGCGCGCAAGGCCCTCACGGGCCTGGTCCGCGCCCTGACCCGCTTCCACGGCGTCGACCCGCAGGCCAAGGTCACGTACACCAACCCGATCAACGGCACCACCAGGGACGTCGACGAGATCAGCGGCCACCGCGACTGGATGGCGACGGAGTGCCCGGGCGAAGTGATGTACACGGAGCTGGCGACGCTGCGGAAGGCTGTGGCGGGCGGGAGCTGA